The following proteins are co-located in the Neomonachus schauinslandi chromosome 8, ASM220157v2, whole genome shotgun sequence genome:
- the MTCH1 gene encoding mitochondrial carrier homolog 1 isoform X2, translating to MGASDPEVAPWARGGAAGMAGAGAGAGARGGAAAGVEARARDPPPAHRAHPRHPRPAAQPSARRMDGGSGGLGSGDNAPTTEALFVALGAGVTALSHPLLYVKLLIQVGHEPMPPTIGTNVLGRKVLYLPSFFTYAKYIVQVDGKIGLFRGLSPRLMSNALSTVTRGSMKKVFPPDEIEQVSNKDDMKTSLRKVVKETSYEMMMQCVSRMLAHPLHVISMRCMVQFVGREAKYSGVLSSIGKIFKEEGLLGFFVGLIPHLLGDVVFLWGCNLLAHFINAYLVDDSFSQALAIRSYTKFVMGIAVSMLTYPFLLVGDLMAVNNCGLQAGLPPYSPVFKSWIHCWKYLSVQGQLFRGSSLLFRRVSSGSCFALE from the exons ATGGGGGCTTCGGACCCGGAAGTGGCGCCCTGGGCTCGCGGCGGTGCCGCGGGGATGGCGGGAGCCGGAGCAGGAGCGGGAGCTCGCGGCGGAGCGGCGGCGGGGGTCGAGGCTCGGGCTCGCGATCCGCCGCCCGCGCACCGTGCACACCCGCGCCACCCTCGGCCTGCGGCACAGCCCTCCGCCCGCAGGATGGACGGCGGGTCCGGGGGCCTGGGCTCCGGGGACAACGCCCCGACCACCGAGGCTCTTTTCGTGGCGCTGGGCGCGGGCGTGACGGCGCTCAGCCACCCGCTGCTCTACGTGAAGCTGCTTATCCAG GTGGGTCATGAGCCGATGCCCCCCACCATTGGGACCAATGTGCTGGGGAGGAAGGTCCTCTATCTGCCGAGCTTCTTCACCTATG CCAAGTACATCGTGCAGGTGGATGGGAAGATAGGGCTCTTCCGAGGCCTGAGCCCCCGACTGATGTCCAACGCCCTCTCCACGGTGACTCGGGGCAGTATGAAGAAG GTTTTCCCTCCAGATGAGATCGAACAGGTTTCCAACAAGGATGACATGAAGACTTCTCTGAGGAAAGTAGTGAAGGAG ACCTCCTACGAGATGATGATGCAGTGTGTGTCCCGCATGCTGGCCCACCCCCTGCACG tcATCTCAATGCGCTGCATGGTCCAATTTGTGGGACGGGAGGCCAAGTACAG CGGTGTGCTGAGCTCCATTGGGAAGATTTTCAAAGAGGAGGGGCTGCTGGGATTCTTTGT CGGCTTAATCCCTCACCTCCTGGGAGATGTGGTTTTCTTGTGGGGCTGTAACCTGCTGGCCCACTTCATCAATGCCTACCTGGTGGATGACAGC TTCAGCCAGGCCCTGGCCATCCGGAGCTACACCAAATTTGTGATGGGG ATTGCAGTGAGCATGCTGACCTACCCCTTCCTGCTGGTTGGTGACCTCATGGCTGTGAACAACTGCGG GCTGCAGGCCGGGCTGCCCCCGTACTCCCCCGTGTTCAAGTCTTGGATCCACTGCTGGAAATACCTGAGCGTGCAG GGCCAGCTTTTCCGCGGCTCCAGCTTGCTTTTCCGCCGGGTGTCATCAGGATCGTGCTTTGCCCTGGAGTAA
- the PI16 gene encoding peptidase inhibitor 16 — protein sequence MHGPCSPLFLLLLAATGGPAGALTDDEKRMMVELHNLYRTQVAPPAADMLQMRWDEELAAFAKAYARQCVWGHNKERGRRGENLFAITEEGLDVPLAIEEWHHEREHYNLSTATCDQGQMCGHYTQVVWAKTERIGCGSHFCEKLQGVEEINIQLLVCNYEPPGNVKGKRPYQEGTPCSLCPSGHRCEKSLCEPVRGPEEAQDLPYLLTEAPSSLATEASGSRKSSSPSSLATETPSSLVTEVSGPLATTALPAVETEAPSSLATEDSPSMATEAPPSLTTEVPSFLATHSLFSLDEGPATFSKSTHDLISKLADKEASRTSVPSKSPESSLHPKIFLTGTREPLPHSQKAGKAEAELSPSSEVSASVLPGQDQTGELPATLDHMGHTSSKSLSNSPNTSATAKAVGGRTLALQSSLAGAEGPEKPSVKSGLNSGPGHIRGPLLGLLLLPPLVLAGIF from the exons ATGCACGGCCCCTGCAGTCCGCTGTTCCTGCTGCTGCTGGCAGCCACTGGGGGCCCCGCCGGCGCCCTCACTGATGATGAGAAGCGCATGATGGTGGAGCTTCACAACCTCTACCGGACCCAGGTGGCTCCCCCTGCCGCGGACATGCTGCAGATG AGGTGGGACGAGGAGCTGGCCGCCTTCGCCAAGGCCTACGCGCGCCAGTGCGTGTGGGGCCACAACAAGGAGCGCGGGCGGCGCGGCGAGAACCTGTTCGCCATCACGGAGGAGGGCTTGGACGTGCCGCTGGCCATAGAGGAGTGGCACCACGAGCGCGAGCACTACAACCTCAGCACCGCCACCTGCGACCAGGGCCAGATGTGCGGCCACTACACGCAG GTGGTCTGGGCCAAGACAGAGAGGATTGGCTGTGGCTCCCACTTCTGTGAGAAGCTCCAGGGTGTTGAGGAGATCAATATCCAACTGCTGGTTTGCAACTATGAGCCCCC GGGGAACGTGAAGGGAAAGAGACCCTACCAGGAAGGGACTCCGTGCTCCCTGTGTCCCTCCGGCCACCGCTGCGAGAAGTCCCTCTGTg AACCCGTCAGAGGCCCGGAAGAGGCTCAGGATTTGCCCTACCTGCTAACTGAGGCCCCATCTTCCCTGGCAACTGAGGCTTCAGGCTCTAGGAAAAGCAGTAGCCCTTCCTCCCTGGCAACGGAAACTCCATCCTCCTTGGTAACAGAGGTCTCAGGCCCTCTGGCAACCACGGCTCTACCTGCTGTAGAAACCGAGGCCCCATCTTCCTTAGCAACGGAAGATTCCCCCTCCATGGCAACAGAGGCTCCACCTTCCTTAACAACTGAGGTCCCTTCCTTTTTGGCAACTCACAGCCTGTTCTCCCTGGATGAGGGGCCAGCTACCTTCTCCAAATCAACCCATGATCTCATCTCCAAATTGGCAGACAAAGAGGCCAGCAGGACAAGCGTGCCCTCCAAGAGTCCAGAGAGTTCTCTGCACCCCAAGATATTCTTGACAGGGACACGGGAGCCGCTACCCCACTCCCAGAAGGCGGGCAAGGCTGAGGCCGAGTTGTCTCCTTCCAGTGAGGTCTCAGCCTCAGTTTTACCAGGCCAGGACCAGACAGGTGAGCTGCCGgccacactggaccacatggggCACACCTCCTCCAAGTCCCTGTCCAACTCCCCCAATACCTCTGCCACCGCTAAGGCTGTGGGCGGGCGGACCCTGGCTCTGCAGTCATCTTTAGCAG gtGCAGAGGGCCCTGAAAAGCCTAGCGTCAAGTCAGGGCTAAACTCGGGCCCCGGTCACATCCGGGGCCCCCTTCTGGGACTGCTGCTGCTGCCTCCCCTGGTGCTGGCTGGAATCTTCTGA
- the MTCH1 gene encoding mitochondrial carrier homolog 1 isoform X1: MGASDPEVAPWARGGAAGMAGAGAGAGARGGAAAGVEARARDPPPAHRAHPRHPRPAAQPSARRMDGGSGGLGSGDNAPTTEALFVALGAGVTALSHPLLYVKLLIQVGHEPMPPTIGTNVLGRKVLYLPSFFTYAKYIVQVDGKIGLFRGLSPRLMSNALSTVTRGSMKKVFPPDEIEQVSNKDDMKTSLRKVVKETSYEMMMQCVSRMLAHPLHVISMRCMVQFVGREAKYSGVLSSIGKIFKEEGLLGFFVGLIPHLLGDVVFLWGCNLLAHFINAYLVDDSVSDTPGGLGNDQNPGSQFSQALAIRSYTKFVMGIAVSMLTYPFLLVGDLMAVNNCGLQAGLPPYSPVFKSWIHCWKYLSVQGQLFRGSSLLFRRVSSGSCFALE, encoded by the exons ATGGGGGCTTCGGACCCGGAAGTGGCGCCCTGGGCTCGCGGCGGTGCCGCGGGGATGGCGGGAGCCGGAGCAGGAGCGGGAGCTCGCGGCGGAGCGGCGGCGGGGGTCGAGGCTCGGGCTCGCGATCCGCCGCCCGCGCACCGTGCACACCCGCGCCACCCTCGGCCTGCGGCACAGCCCTCCGCCCGCAGGATGGACGGCGGGTCCGGGGGCCTGGGCTCCGGGGACAACGCCCCGACCACCGAGGCTCTTTTCGTGGCGCTGGGCGCGGGCGTGACGGCGCTCAGCCACCCGCTGCTCTACGTGAAGCTGCTTATCCAG GTGGGTCATGAGCCGATGCCCCCCACCATTGGGACCAATGTGCTGGGGAGGAAGGTCCTCTATCTGCCGAGCTTCTTCACCTATG CCAAGTACATCGTGCAGGTGGATGGGAAGATAGGGCTCTTCCGAGGCCTGAGCCCCCGACTGATGTCCAACGCCCTCTCCACGGTGACTCGGGGCAGTATGAAGAAG GTTTTCCCTCCAGATGAGATCGAACAGGTTTCCAACAAGGATGACATGAAGACTTCTCTGAGGAAAGTAGTGAAGGAG ACCTCCTACGAGATGATGATGCAGTGTGTGTCCCGCATGCTGGCCCACCCCCTGCACG tcATCTCAATGCGCTGCATGGTCCAATTTGTGGGACGGGAGGCCAAGTACAG CGGTGTGCTGAGCTCCATTGGGAAGATTTTCAAAGAGGAGGGGCTGCTGGGATTCTTTGT CGGCTTAATCCCTCACCTCCTGGGAGATGTGGTTTTCTTGTGGGGCTGTAACCTGCTGGCCCACTTCATCAATGCCTACCTGGTGGATGACAGCGTGAGTGACACCCCAGGGGGGCTGGGAAACGACCAGAATCCAGGTTCCCAG TTCAGCCAGGCCCTGGCCATCCGGAGCTACACCAAATTTGTGATGGGG ATTGCAGTGAGCATGCTGACCTACCCCTTCCTGCTGGTTGGTGACCTCATGGCTGTGAACAACTGCGG GCTGCAGGCCGGGCTGCCCCCGTACTCCCCCGTGTTCAAGTCTTGGATCCACTGCTGGAAATACCTGAGCGTGCAG GGCCAGCTTTTCCGCGGCTCCAGCTTGCTTTTCCGCCGGGTGTCATCAGGATCGTGCTTTGCCCTGGAGTAA